In Tachypleus tridentatus isolate NWPU-2018 chromosome 3, ASM421037v1, whole genome shotgun sequence, the sequence tatgcgttgttttatttttttttttttatttcttgcaacCTTTGTAGTTCGCTTTGTGTGTTTTCTCCACAGTTGCAACATTTAGGTTTTTCTTATTCCTTTTTACACATAGATGTTGCTCATCGTCACATTCACAGCACGTCGGTGTTCCTAGACAAACCGCAGATATATGATCATATCTTTAGCGGTTGTAGCATTGTGTAACTACAATTGTTAGTGTTTTTAATTGCTCTACTTGGTATCTCTGATACCATAAAATGACAGAGTTGTTTATCAGGTATAATATGTTctaattttgtaaagttaaaactatcaaaaatttaataaatacacaaacattatccaaaatttacagaagaaactacttaaagccatgttgaacacgaaatacaaagaactacatgacttacaaaaacaaaaaaggaactttgaccatcaactggcatgctgcattaaaccagaaatttacggacttatacaacgaaacattaacactaggaatgacagaaACAAAAAGATATCCTACAACAAAAAACTAggaaaactaagatgcaaacaacagaaataacaccacgacaaaccgttgattaacctcataattaacagatccgactgacaattaaacacagacgagatatatctactcaacaaaggactaaacttcgcaatagcacctaggtatattccaaccttagaaatcaaaacttgtttaaaagatctagccaggagacttgtgatactttccacagaaaacaaaaacaagaaaacaaccaacaaaaagaagacaacttagacaattttattgacatccaacagccaaacttctcaggtaaaattaaaaattaatattttccagaaacacctaaaaacaacatcttgaacgattttttcaaaaaattttctGACAAAACTattaacataatttcacaaaacagaaagctaaaaacaatcttacaaaaagaaacattaattccattaaaaacctaaaacaagacaaaaacataattctaaaagcagataaaggtaacgctatagtcataatgaatacatccaaaaatgaagaacatcctgtcagacactaacaaatttaaaccaacacACACTAATCTAACATAGACACGAAACGCAgctaaacaaaacacaaaaatgaaaaaaaaacaatttcagaaacactttattcctacctacgcaaaaccgactcacgcacaccacaaatatacggcatccccaaacctcataaaccagattgtccattacgaccaataatgctcacatatgaatcgtttaattacaatcttggtaaatacatggcatgggcattctccaaatatgtaacatcagccagctcattcatcaaagactcttttaatttcaagtgtaatctgaatcaacttaatcataaagccttaatggccagtttcgatgttatatccttctttacagaaattccaaccgctgaagcctgcaagatagcctcagaactctatatccgagactctaacccatctatagacattcccagcaaccaattagcaaccctcatagaattaaccacgataaagacaaacttcatgttcaacaaccctaactacatacaaacaaatggtctaagcatgggtaacccagtatcaccagttctagccaatatttttatgacgcaagttgaaacacaagcagttaacacagcattacatccaccactatactggtacagatatgtagatggcacggttgcgggattcacatctacagaacacaaacttaattttttcaatcacattaacgctacacatcccaacatcaacttcatatgtgaacaagaagaaagcaatcaaatatcatttcttaacctcaaaattacaaaaaccgatacacaattcaaaacagaaattcaccgaaaaatcacccatactggactatacattccttgggactcagcacatgaaacaaaacaaaaactcaacatactaagaaaccaaataaacacagccataaaactatgcttaccagataaaattaacgatgaattagacaaaataaaacaatacttcatcaacatcaataagtttcctccacaaacctcagaaaacattatacgcacacactcagacagaaagcaaaatcaatcgacaaaagtaaatatatctcaccaATCAGAAAATCAccaaaccatatactgctgcataccatatattcctgacatcagcagacaaataaccaacatttggcaaaaactagtaacaaaatatgacattccagttaataccaaatttattcaaaaaccaggcacaaaactaaggtctatactatgtaaaggttacactgacaaacaccacacgaacattatttataaaatacaatgtgataactgccacgacttctatattggagaaacaagtagaaaaatggaaaccagattcaaagaacataaaaattcaccttcacacgttttcgaacaccgcaagtcaaataaacacaacataaccatggaaaacactcaaatactaaataaagaaacaaacgcaaaattaaagaagccttacttatacaacaacttaaacccaaaataaaccaatacaaaggaacacctttatacttatattaaaaataataaaataaataataatataaaattatatattcaaacatctaacaccgccctctacatcccGGCACTTAGTTACACAattcctttcaaacatgtggtcagcttctggtcagttacctctttctttctatgtaaacgtgttcattcctctacgtaaaaaattttctcaacctaaacgagccattttttacatacatatatatattgtagttttgttttgtatctaCTCTTATTAAGTTTGTTGAGTTTTGTGTTAGTTTCGAAATTATTCTTTCAACTTTAGTGTGAGGTATTTTTTGTTCGTCAAGTGCTTGCTATATGTTTTTGTGGTTTTTGAATAGTGAATTTCGCGAATTACGACCAATTTGGGCTGTGGTTTGTTTTCTGGTAGGTGTATATTGATATTTCCTGGTGTGAACGCGTTTGTTGAGGTCAGCGGCCTTTTGTCCTCGAACAATGACACTGCTTTTGGGTAGACGCTTGATACTGGCTATTGAAATACCTGGTTTACATCGTTTGATTTCTGCTGCATGTTGTGGATGGTTGCAAGTGCCTGATATACCCGCTTAtattattgtctgtttgtttttaacttcgcgcaatgctacacgagggctatctgtgctagcaatccctaatttagcagtgtgagactagaggaaatgcagctggTCATCagaacccaccgtcaacttttgtgTTACTCTTTaactacgaatagtgggattgatcaccaCAACACGACgaccccacgattgaaagggcgagcatgtttggtgtgacgggaattccaacccgcgatccttaaattacgagtcgagctccttaatcACCTCTGCATGCCAGGCTTGCCGGATAAGACtcattattgtttttaagtttgtaaaactgttgtatgtaaatcattattttgcAAACTATTTGTAACAATCGTCACTGTAAATTgtatagtgtttatatttgtacattaaaatatatttgtgttaaaaaaaggaaattgtgggTACCAGTTTTGttggaaatataaatttaataatattaacattttattaacttataaattcaaatttaaatatccagttatttgaaatagtaattcgttaacatatgtaacataataaatgggATACTcgttcgaaataaattataatacgtaacataaacaATCCAGTATATGCGGTACAATCTGGTACAGTTTGCagatataatttgttttggccaTTGATCCTATATCCAAAGATTTCTTTGCCATAATGTTGCTCTCATCTCGCCTTTAGGTGGAGATTCATCTTATCAATAGATTAGCTCTTGTCTCAGACAGAGGCCTGGACATAAATTTAAGCTAAATAGACTCTAACATTGGTGATAAACTGTAGTTGTATTTGCAATTCAATTCAGAGCTGCTGTAATTTGATTAAAACTAAACGAGAACCAAACCGTAGTGACACTGTACTAGGActataaataaacacattgtaACACTGAAAGCaagaaacaaaagaatttaagTCTGTATTTGAAGTAAACAAGATAACTTGTACGAAACTTGTATGCATATTTATAAGTGAAGTGAACTTGAACTAAGCACACGACACCACAGGTTAGCAGTTGATAACAATACAATTAAACATATGTCTAATCATGTATCAAAACctgtaagtctgcagaaatacATATTGCTGTTCAGCTTTTCTAAATTATCGATCACATGTAGTTATGTGCCTAGCCATTTGCTTTGATCagtaatatatttgttgaaatatacaAAGGCGCTTCACCAAGTGGTTGATTTATGGTTTAGTAACTGAATATAGtttgaaacataatattttaattttactcaaATAGCAACAAttggatatttataataaaattacgttaaaatactgaaaaattaaatacatatttcaaagcAGAAAACAATTAAATCAACAGAACTTGGATCCATGTCAATCGATTTTATCATCTACTTCGTGATAATTTCTGCAGGTGTCGTTTCGTTGTTTATATTGAGTTATAACACCTAAAGTTGTGATATTCAGAAAAGAACAATTTCGATTCACATAAGCAAGTAATGGTTTATTCTGGCCAGTGGGTCCGGTGGTTAATgtactcgacccgtaatccgagggttgcgggttcaaatctacgtcaaaccaaacatactcgccctttcagccgtggaggtgtaataatgtgacgattattcacactattcgttggtaaaagagtagtccaagagtcggcggtgggtgatgatgatgacgctgccttccctctagtcttacactactaaattagggacggttagtgcagatagctctcgagtagctttgggcgaaattcaaaacaaaaccaatacgATCAGTTACATACAGGTTTACTGTATTAAGTGACAAAGTAatcaaaaccaaactacaaacaatacaaaacaaatcttcaCAACAGTATTCAGAGTTCCCAGAACTACATAAtctaaattcatacacaaatattcaaacataccagaTAGATTCCTTCATAGTACAATagcgtattttgataaaaaaaaactgatgaaaagGAATTATTATTCGTgttagacaggtacctcatacatgatgaagatagtcctaaacatccCTCCCcgatcaaaatatattttaaatatgaaaataaataaatgaaaaaaaatacaataataataaacacagagAGAGAGGagaaaggccaccatcaaactagatacactattcgttggtaaaagagtagctcaagagttggcagtgggtggtgatgactagctgccttctctttaggcttacactgcaatattatggacggctaacgcagatagccctcatgtagctttgcgcgaaattcaaaacaggaCACCTATCTTGTGATATCTTGCCAATTTTTAAGATTTTTCCAAACTAACCAATTATGGCGATAGTCGTAATTAGAGGGGGGCGCAAAATTATTTTGCTGAatcaaataataattgaaatctGACTTACTACGCTCATCCAAATGATAGtaacatgtaattttatttatgatcTGTATTTGGCTTTTTTGCGAACTAATTAAACTTTATagaaaaacacatttcagttacaaTTTCAGAATAACCGactaattaaaagaaaacaaagtatattttaacagaaaaagttGATGTCGTTCGAGTAATTATTTCAGACCGATATAACCTATGTATATTCTAGTTTTTATCTCGTACCAAGAAAGTCTTTCATACAATAAAAcgatttttcaataaataaataaaccaagaATCGACACTGGTTTGTTTTAAATGGGAGATAAAATCACAACCAATCAGCATTTTATAATTGACaattataaatatcaaacattaaatgttcatatagttttataataataatatttttgtaagttttgaatttcgggcaaggatacacgagggctatctgcgctagccgtccctaattttgcagtgtgagactacatggaagacagctagtcatcaccacccaccaccaactcttggactcttttacctacgaatagttggattgactcgaacattataacgaccccactgctgaaagggcgagcatgtttggtgtgatagggattcgaacccgtggctcTCAAATTATGGGTcaagtgtcttaactacctggccatgaaGGGCACTAATCTGTTTGTGAATGCACACCTTTGAACTGGAAACGAAACATTATGCAAATCTTTTAAATAAGTTCACATTCTGCTCTTCTGAATCTTCAGGTAGTTGAAAGACTGGTATTACAACCCCCAGAAAAATAACAAGTCACTGATATGATATCGCTGTGTTGAAAGAGGGAGTCATTAAAATCAAGGCCAAATATGACGTGTCATGTGATTCATCTTTATCGAGGGCAGTGATTAGTTTACTTActgaactgaaaataaatattcgttTAAGTTGAGTAAAGACGGAGTAAGGTGACCAAGAAAACATTATGCGTTCAGTACTGGAAGTATTTATTGACGTTTTGAGTTTTCCATTAGTAATCctgtacaaaataaattgtaaatgtttcaGGAAACATGGACGCGTTCTAAATAAACCTGAAACTAAAAGTAAGTGTGgaaattacataataatttttatctCTTAATAGTTTTGCTTTATCTGAATAATATACTAGAATGGTATTTAAATTATGGTTGAGTTcagattaaaatgtttaagtaatgatttttttaaagcgATTAATCAAAGATGTAGCATTAATATTcacatattaaaaaatgttatgaatagtttATGTCGTATCCATTGCTCATTCCACGTGCTTAACCTCTGTCtctgtttcagtttattttgGTACTATCTAAAAtagtttgtataaatattataataaatgtttaaaatgtctttttGTATATTTACAGAGTTTTAATTCTTGTCTGTAGATCAAGTTTAGAGTAATATTACTTGggatttttgttttaagaacGAAAAAAGGTTGTGTTGGAGGTCACCTTGAGACGTTAGGAAGTAGATCAATCACCTAAGTAGAACTGCTctcatattgttttaataaattttacttaaaagcACCATTCCCCATAgaaacatgatattaacacaactgtatgattttaattttgctttttaccATATTCATATTGCATCTGAAAgttcttaagttattttaaacttttaaaacaaacaaatttcaaaatgaaacgTTCATTGAGCAGCGTATAAAACTTTGACTTACTGATACAGTACCTAAGCCTGAAGAGTTAAATTTCACagaagttgttttggttttaataatgaacGTTTTATAATTCTGCTATACAGATttcgaaaattattttattttctcatgtaAGGATGTTTTACAAGTCCTGGAGAATTAAAAACTCTTACTTATATCAATTTATTATCAATTATCCGTGATGTCGAGTTTTACTCTATCCATacaaaccgtttttacatatatacatatatataaattattattttgtttaccataatGAATATGTTTTAACATATATGTTTGTTAAGAAATATACAAGCAAAGTAACGAAAAGGGAAGAACACTGATGTCAAAGGAATAAGACATCCTCATCCAATGGTtgtcaaaattttaaacataataaaatgtgacccgatttcaatgcaAATGATACATTTATGTAAAACCCAAAGTATGTatgaagttttgtgaaaaatttatACATGATAGATAAAACGGATATCACCTTCGAATTGAGGGTACAGGTATCAGAGTAGGATATAAACGACAATAAAACCGTCGCAGGCCTGTATTACTGACCACATCTTTATGAAAAGCTACATTCGCATCTGAATAGTAAATTAGTTATTCTGCGGTTCACATCCACTTACAGTAAAATTGCGTTTTGTACTTTGAGACCGTAGATGCGTTATCAAAATAATGAGTAACGATTCACtcccattactttataactgtactTCTCATactggtggcccggcatggccaagcgtgttaaggcgtgcgactcgtaatgtgagggtagcgttccaaacatgctcgccctttcagccgtggggattttataatttgacgatccatcccactattcgttgataaaatagtagcctaagagttggcggtgggtggtgatgactagttaccttccctctagtcttacactgctaaattagggacggctagcgcagatagccctcgagtagctttgcgcgaaattaaaaaaaaaacaaaaaaaacaaaccatactgGCAGTAGATGCTGCGGAGTGGGTCTatagtctattagttcaaaatgaGGAACTAGCTAGCCCAGAGATAACAAtaatattcgaaacaaacaaacaattattgaagATAAAGGTAACTACtattgtaaaataagtaaatCCAACCCCAAGTTCATATCAAAATGTATGATTAGATGTATATTTCGTAATTTCAGTTTCAAGTTACTGTTACCTTTAAATGgttgaacaacaaaatattcgAAATGTTCTTTAccgttttatattttctttcaggtGTTCTTTTccatatgaaaaacattttagtttttctatatttgttgttGAAACGCAACATTTTGAAACGACGACTTGTAGACATTACAACCGATTACTCTCAGGGGCCGGTGAAGTTTGGAATCACAGCATCTGAAGACGAAAGAAACTTAGAAAACCCCAGATGCGTGAAGAAGGTCCGTGTAAGCTAAAACTATTAACAAAGTTGGAATCAATATTGtacaatattgtattaaaatcacGCAATGCAAAACTATTTGCACGCACGGCGGGGCTTACCTAAACGTAATAAAACTTCTAATGATTTATCATAGTTTTGAAAGATGAGTAgtgtttcataacattattttattgatgtttaaGAAGTTAAACGTCGAATTTAACCCGTGCATTCACGAAAGacgtaatatttacattatttagttATATCTGTAATTATGTCTGAAAGCAAATTGTACAACGTATCACTTGATAGTTCAGTCATACCTTCAATATACACctactttttttattaaaacacattgCATACCTTCGGAGTACACATTTGTTCAGTCTCACGGGGCTAGTTAAGCCGGTTTTGCAATGAATTTCTCATAACGTAACGGAGCTAAATCTAGGGTCTTCCTGAACCGACAGAAGTTAAATGCACAAATTCCGCTGAAACCgctaatgtattaaaaaaattgcTATCCCGAGGTATGCATTAACGtgttaaagaaaaaatgaaacattaatagtaatattagaGCAAGAATTAGTATTtggtaaattatttataatactacttTTTTTGCAACAAAGAAAATGAACCGATTTTGTATTTGTGGCAAAAGAGTGATTAATAGTGACCCATAATTCTATTGGCATGGCGGTTAGAGAGCTTTATTTACAAGTTTTGAGTCTGAGAATTTCAACCAGACACTAAACACGTTAGTCCTCTCAttcgtggaggtgttataatctATCAATCCATCCCGCTCTGCACTGGTGAAGATTAACCTAAGAACTGGTGATGGTAGTAGCCATTTAAATTCCTTGTCGCCAGTTCAGAATTAGCAACGGCGACAAGTACCTCAGCAACTTCCTCTTAAAAacaactgtatgtataaaaaatataaacttctaTCCTTTTCTTAATATCTTATAAGGAATGAAA encodes:
- the LOC143246349 gene encoding uncharacterized protein LOC143246349 isoform X1; this encodes MLTYESFNYNLGKYMAWAFSKYVTSASSFIKDSFNFKCNLNQLNHKALMASFDVISFFTEIPTAEACKIASELYIRDSNPSIDIPSNQLATLIELTTIKTNFMFNNPNYIQTNGLSMGNPVSPVLANIFMTQVETQAVNTALHPPLYWYRYVDGTVAGFTSTEHKLNFFNHINATHPNINFICEQEESNQISFLNLKITKTDTQFKTEIHRKITHTGLYIPWDSAHETKQKLNILRNQINTAIKLCLPDKINDELDKIKQYFININKFPPQTSENIIRTHSDRKQNQSTKVNISHQSENHQTIYCCIPYIPDISRQITNIWQKLVTKYDIPVNTKFIQKPGTKLRSILCKGYTDKHHTNIIYKIQCDNCHDFYIGETSRKMETRFKEHKNSPSHVFEHRKSNKHNITMENTQILNKETNAKLKKPYLYNNLNPK